From Sulfurovum zhangzhouensis, one genomic window encodes:
- a CDS encoding HU family DNA-binding protein — translation MTKAEFVEMVQKNGEFESKAAAERAVKAFIESVTEALVKKDSVSLVGFGTFSTVEVAEKSGTVPGTNKTYKKAAHTAPKFKIGKTLKDAVAQA, via the coding sequence ATGACAAAAGCTGAATTTGTAGAAATGGTACAAAAAAATGGTGAATTTGAAAGTAAAGCTGCAGCAGAGAGAGCTGTAAAAGCTTTTATCGAATCTGTAACAGAAGCACTAGTAAAGAAAGATAGCGTATCACTTGTTGGTTTCGGAACGTTCTCAACAGTAGAAGTAGCTGAAAAATCTGGTACAGTACCTGGTACAAACAAAACTTATAAAAAAGCTGCGCACACTGCACCGAAATTCAAAATCGGTAAAACACTTAAAGACGCAGTGGCTCAAGCATAA